In Solanum pennellii chromosome 3, SPENNV200, a single window of DNA contains:
- the LOC107014796 gene encoding G2/mitotic-specific cyclin-2-like yields the protein MGVSNENNPIMTKPTNGQEMGNRKFGVETRNNRRALGVINQNFVGVNQYPCVVNKRGISETNGICNKNHPIPAHRPITRKFAAQIASSQQHYTEETKKPKLAAENFSVWEDVPIIDVDEYEAAKDQPVPMSLEQTETVSHDNKTQMEIEMEDIFEETAIDIDSDDAKNPLAAVDYVEDLYAYYSKMEVSSRISPDYMAQQFDVNERMRSILIDWLIEVHHKFDLREETLFLTVNLIDRFLEKQSVVRKKLQLVGLVATLLACKYEEVTLPVVDDLVFISDKAYARKEVLELEKLMLNTLQFNMSVPTPYVFMRRFLKAAQSDRKLELLSFFLIELCLVEYEMLKFPPSFIAAAAIYTAQCTLYGVKQWSMTCELHTKYSEDQLLECSRLIVGFHKNAATGKLTGVHRKYNTSKFGHAAKCEPAHFLLEQNQ from the exons ATGGGTGTTTCTAATGAGAACAATCCTATTATGACTAAACCCACAAATGGTCAAG AAATGGGAAACAGAAAGTTTGGAGTGGAGACGAGGAACAATCGAAGAGCATTGGGTGTGATTAATCAGAATTTTGTTGGAGTTAATCAATATCCTTGTGTTGTTAACAAGAGAGGAATATCTGA AACTAATGGGATCTGTAACAAGAATCATCCTATTCCAGCTCATCGACCAATAACAAG gaaattTGCTGCACAAATTGCTAGCTCCCAGCAGCATTATACTGAG GAAACCAAGAAACCAAAGTTAGCAGCTGAAAATTTTAGTGTATGGGAGGATGTACCTATAATAGATGTTGATGAATATGAAGCAGCAAAAGACCAGCCTGTTCCTATGTCTTTGGAACAAACTGAGACAGTGTCACATGATAACAAGACTCAAATG GAGATTGAGATGGAGGATATATTCGAGGAGACCGCGATAGATATTGACAGTGATGATGCAAAGAATCCACTTGCAGCTGTTGACTATGTGGAAGATCTGTATGCTTATTACTCAAAAATGGAA GTCAGCAGCCGGATATCGCCAGATTATATGGCACAACAGTTTGACGTTAACGAGAGGATGAGATCTATACTAATAGACTGGCTCATTGAG GTACATCACAAGTTCGATCTAAGGGAAGAGACGTTATTCCTAACTGTTAACTTGATAGATAGATTTTTGGAGAAGCAATCTGTTGTGAGAAAGAAGCTACAGCTTGTTGGACTGGTTGCCACGCTACTCGCGTGTAAGTATGAGGAGGTTACTCTCCCTGTGGTGGATGATTTGGTGTTCATTTCGGATAAAGCATACGCAAGGAAGGAGGTTCTTGAACTG GAAAAATTGATGCTCAACACACTCCAGTTTAATATGTCCGTTCCAACACCATATGTTTTTATGAGGAGATTTCTTAAGGCTGCTCAatcagatcgaaag CTTGAGCTACTTTCATTTTTCTTGATCGAGCTTTGCCTTGTGGAATACGAAATGCTTAAATTCCCACCATCCTTTATCGCTGCTGCTGCAATCTATACAGCTCAGTGCACACTTTACGGTGTTAAACAATGGAGCATGACGTGTGAGTTGCATACAAAATACTCAGAAGATCAACTTCT GGAGTGCTCGAGATTGATCGTGGGGTTCCACAAAAATGCAGCAACAGGGAAACTAACAGGGGTACATAGAAAGTACAACACATCTAAATTTGGTCATGCAGCAAAATGTGAGCCGGCTCATTTTCTTCTTGAGCAGAACCAATAA